In Nitrospira sp., one genomic interval encodes:
- a CDS encoding DUF1207 domain-containing protein, whose amino-acid sequence MTILGVIGLTGLLMGEVLAEDMQETTSGAVHDCRYEQHEGGASSSVFPSDDVFRPLMADPKQPQFFATYQSVQRREPTSTVTGVGKSVNVGSVGFGENFGFYSKRHGCNGWQVGLLGGVFSQFNLDAPSSDLINADYIVGIPLSWRQGAWSARVRLYHQSSHVGDEFLLENPGFNRVNLSFEEMEGIVSYEYRWVRMYVGGGYLIHREPAQLDRNRVQWGMELRGATISSPLLGRAMPDLRLTPILGADFKAFEELRWIINHNIIGGVEWSRPGAKRRFRFLVNYYRGFYPYGQFFSEKVESVGFGFYLAF is encoded by the coding sequence ATGACGATACTCGGGGTGATCGGTCTGACCGGCTTGCTGATGGGCGAGGTCCTGGCGGAAGACATGCAGGAGACGACGTCCGGTGCCGTGCACGACTGTCGCTACGAGCAGCACGAGGGTGGGGCGAGCAGTTCGGTCTTTCCAAGCGATGACGTGTTCCGCCCGTTGATGGCGGATCCGAAGCAGCCGCAGTTCTTCGCCACCTATCAGTCCGTTCAGCGCAGAGAGCCCACGAGTACCGTCACAGGGGTGGGGAAGTCCGTCAATGTCGGGTCGGTGGGGTTCGGCGAAAATTTTGGGTTTTACTCCAAGCGGCACGGCTGTAACGGTTGGCAGGTGGGCCTGCTGGGAGGAGTCTTTTCACAATTCAATCTGGACGCGCCGTCTTCGGACCTGATCAACGCTGATTATATCGTGGGAATTCCCCTTTCTTGGCGGCAGGGAGCATGGTCCGCGCGGGTCCGCCTCTATCATCAGAGCAGCCATGTCGGAGATGAATTTCTTCTCGAGAATCCCGGATTCAATCGGGTGAATCTTAGTTTCGAGGAAATGGAGGGGATCGTTTCCTATGAATACCGATGGGTCCGAATGTATGTAGGGGGAGGTTACTTGATTCATCGCGAGCCGGCGCAATTGGATCGGAACCGAGTGCAGTGGGGAATGGAGCTGCGGGGGGCGACGATTTCCTCGCCTCTCCTTGGTCGCGCGATGCCTGACCTCAGGCTCACACCGATCCTGGGGGCCGACTTCAAGGCCTTCGAAGAGCTGCGTTGGATCATCAACCACAATATTATCGGCGGTGTCGAATGGTCCAGGCCGGGCGCAAAGCGCCGGTTTCGATTCCTTGTGAACTATTATCGCGGCTTTTATCCCTATGGGCAGTTCTTCAGCGAGAAGGTCGAGAGCGTCGGATTCGGATTCTATTTGGCTTTTTAG
- a CDS encoding ABC transporter permease, producing MNGRRIWAVARKESIHIIRDWRSLVMGIAIPILLLILFGYALTLDVDEVPLVVWDQSGTETSRRFISQFDGSPYFSLRRYVQTYADVEQAIDAGSALVALIIPTDFGPDVDAGRLTRVQAIMDGSDSNTATIVLGYVETVARTYNQDLAIEQTARKSGRTVTVPLDLRPRVWFNADMESKNYIIPGLIAVIMMVIAAMLTSLTVAREWETGTMEQVISTPLKGSELILGKLLPYFGIGLFDVLVAVLMGEFLFRVPLRGSVALLFGMAAVFLGGALSLGMLISIVTKTQLLASQLAMVVTFLPAFLLSGFMYDISNMPNVVQAITHVVPARYFVSLLKGIYLKGIGLELLVFEAMLLAGFGLLVLLVANLVFEKKMV from the coding sequence ATGAATGGGCGGCGCATCTGGGCGGTCGCCCGCAAAGAGAGCATCCATATCATCCGGGACTGGCGCAGCCTCGTCATGGGGATCGCCATCCCCATCCTCTTGTTGATCCTGTTCGGCTATGCGCTGACGCTGGACGTGGACGAGGTGCCGCTCGTGGTATGGGATCAGAGCGGTACGGAAACCAGCCGGCGCTTCATCAGCCAGTTCGACGGCTCGCCCTATTTCAGCCTGCGCCGGTACGTGCAGACCTATGCGGACGTCGAGCAGGCCATCGATGCGGGGAGTGCGCTGGTGGCGCTGATCATCCCGACCGATTTCGGTCCGGACGTCGACGCGGGACGGCTGACACGGGTGCAGGCCATCATGGACGGCAGCGACTCGAACACGGCGACGATCGTGCTCGGCTATGTGGAGACCGTGGCGCGGACCTACAACCAGGATCTGGCGATCGAACAGACGGCGCGCAAGAGCGGCCGGACCGTGACCGTTCCGCTCGACCTGCGCCCGCGCGTCTGGTTCAACGCCGACATGGAATCCAAGAACTACATCATTCCGGGGTTGATCGCAGTGATCATGATGGTCATCGCCGCGATGTTGACCTCACTCACGGTAGCGCGGGAGTGGGAAACCGGCACGATGGAGCAGGTCATCTCGACGCCGCTGAAAGGCTCGGAATTGATTCTGGGAAAGCTGCTGCCGTATTTCGGCATCGGTCTGTTCGATGTCCTTGTGGCCGTGCTGATGGGCGAGTTTCTGTTCCGAGTGCCGCTGCGCGGCAGCGTCGCACTCCTGTTCGGCATGGCGGCCGTCTTCTTGGGCGGGGCACTCTCGCTCGGCATGTTGATCAGCATCGTGACCAAAACGCAATTGTTGGCCAGTCAACTGGCCATGGTGGTCACGTTCCTGCCGGCCTTCCTGCTCTCCGGATTCATGTACGACATCAGCAACATGCCGAACGTGGTCCAGGCCATCACCCACGTGGTGCCGGCCCGGTATTTCGTCTCGCTGTTGAAGGGTATTTATCTGAAAGGGATCGGCCTGGAGCTCCTCGTCTTTGAGGCGATGCTGCTGGCCGGCTTCGGCCTGCTAGTGCTCTTGGTCGCCAATCTGGTCTTCGAGAAAAAGATGGTGTGA
- a CDS encoding TolC family protein: MKKRTWGIAIVAFLWMTCLAAAAELSPVPPELRLSLHDAIQAAVDNNVNVRLLKERIAAAQSAADTSRGALLPNVAGYMNGRNQTVNLAAFGLPADRLSGLGLTRSVTDPFEVYDARATLVQNLFSISLIQRWRAARTGIDVAQLEAEVAKRDVMATVGLLYLEALRGSEAVKARQADIDLSEQLLKLAQDRKAAGVATGLDVTREEVQLENNRQRLLMAQNEQESARLNLIRALGISFDVRLVLTDALKFVEVTSQSADVALSVARENRAELKAQAQREKLASLSLSSITSERIPSLALNGDYGWIGLKPDEGLATRTIGMTLSIPIFDGGQRESRISESRSRVRQESIRMKDVSDQVTLEVRNALLTLGSSTQQVAVAQKGLDLSLKELQFARDRFAAGLATNIEVTNAQTSVARARDNLIEALFRLNASRINLARAKGEIETIF; this comes from the coding sequence ATGAAGAAGCGAACATGGGGCATCGCGATAGTGGCATTTCTCTGGATGACGTGCCTGGCGGCGGCTGCCGAGCTGTCTCCTGTGCCTCCCGAGTTGCGTCTGAGCCTTCACGACGCGATTCAGGCGGCGGTGGACAATAACGTCAACGTCCGTTTGCTGAAGGAACGGATTGCAGCGGCACAGTCCGCCGCCGATACCAGTCGTGGTGCCCTGTTGCCGAATGTCGCGGGATATATGAACGGCCGAAACCAGACGGTCAACCTCGCCGCCTTCGGTCTGCCGGCGGATCGGCTGAGCGGGCTGGGGCTGACCCGCAGCGTCACCGATCCCTTCGAAGTCTACGATGCGCGCGCAACTTTGGTGCAGAACCTCTTCAGCATCAGCTTGATCCAACGGTGGCGAGCGGCACGGACCGGCATTGATGTCGCTCAACTCGAGGCGGAAGTCGCGAAACGCGACGTCATGGCGACGGTGGGACTCTTATACCTGGAAGCACTGCGAGGGAGTGAGGCCGTGAAGGCTCGCCAAGCCGATATCGACCTGAGTGAGCAATTGCTCAAGTTGGCACAGGACCGGAAAGCGGCCGGCGTCGCTACCGGCTTGGACGTGACGAGGGAAGAAGTGCAATTGGAGAACAATCGGCAGCGTCTCCTGATGGCGCAGAATGAGCAAGAGAGTGCCCGCCTGAACTTGATACGTGCGTTGGGAATTTCATTCGATGTGCGGCTAGTCCTGACCGATGCATTGAAGTTCGTCGAGGTTACATCACAGTCAGCCGATGTCGCGTTATCCGTGGCCCGAGAAAATCGTGCTGAGCTGAAAGCTCAGGCCCAGCGGGAAAAGTTGGCCTCGCTGAGCCTGAGCTCGATCACGAGCGAACGGATCCCCTCCTTGGCGCTCAACGGCGACTATGGGTGGATTGGGCTCAAGCCTGATGAGGGGCTGGCGACGAGGACGATCGGGATGACGCTGTCCATTCCCATCTTCGACGGCGGCCAACGGGAAAGTCGCATATCGGAAAGCCGCAGTCGGGTGCGGCAGGAATCAATCCGAATGAAAGACGTCTCGGATCAGGTGACCCTTGAAGTACGAAACGCCTTGCTTACGTTGGGCTCATCGACGCAGCAAGTCGCTGTGGCGCAGAAGGGCTTGGATCTATCGCTCAAGGAGCTACAGTTCGCCCGCGATCGGTTCGCGGCGGGGCTGGCCACCAATATCGAAGTGACGAATGCGCAAACTTCCGTGGCGCGCGCTCGCGACAATCTCATCGAAGCGTTGTTCCGCCTGAACGCGTCGCGCATCAATTTAGCGCGTGCCAAGGGAGAGATCGAAACGATCTTCTGA
- a CDS encoding ABC transporter ATP-binding protein, protein MSSDQEPSAVVVRDLEKRFGSFVAVNRISLDVTAGEIFGFLGPNGAGKSTTIRMLCGLLTPTAGTGTVAGFDIMREAERIKAHIGYMSQKFSLYEDLTVEENIDFYSGIYRIPKEKKAERKGWVIEMAGLSDHRHSRTAVLSGGWKQRLALGCAILHEPPIIFLDEPTSGVDPISRRSFWDLIYELAGRGVTVFVTTHYMEEAEYCDRLGLIYRGELIAAGTPEELKTRFMQDDIIEVLCEQPQEAMFALGDVGGVKEAALFGKGLHVVVERRAGDVIPAITDRLAERNFAVSRAERIVPSLEDVFVSLIEARDRQERPQAEVTG, encoded by the coding sequence ATGTCCTCTGATCAGGAGCCCTCTGCGGTCGTGGTCCGCGATCTGGAAAAGCGGTTCGGCTCATTCGTCGCGGTCAACCGGATCAGCCTGGACGTCACAGCCGGAGAGATCTTCGGCTTTCTCGGACCGAACGGAGCTGGCAAGTCCACGACCATCCGCATGCTGTGCGGACTGCTCACGCCGACGGCGGGCACCGGGACCGTCGCCGGCTTCGACATCATGCGGGAGGCGGAGCGGATCAAGGCCCACATCGGCTACATGAGCCAGAAGTTCTCGCTCTACGAGGATCTGACGGTCGAGGAGAATATCGATTTTTACAGCGGCATCTACCGCATTCCAAAAGAGAAGAAGGCGGAGCGGAAAGGGTGGGTCATCGAGATGGCGGGTCTCTCGGATCATCGACACTCGCGGACCGCCGTCCTCTCGGGAGGCTGGAAGCAACGGCTCGCGTTGGGCTGTGCCATCCTGCACGAGCCGCCGATCATCTTCCTCGATGAGCCGACGTCCGGTGTGGACCCGATCAGCCGCCGGAGCTTCTGGGATCTCATTTACGAGTTGGCCGGACGAGGCGTGACCGTCTTCGTGACGACCCACTATATGGAAGAGGCCGAGTACTGTGACCGGTTGGGATTGATCTATCGGGGCGAGTTGATCGCAGCTGGGACGCCGGAGGAGCTGAAGACGCGGTTCATGCAGGACGACATCATCGAAGTGTTGTGCGAACAACCTCAGGAGGCGATGTTTGCGCTCGGGGACGTCGGAGGAGTCAAGGAAGCGGCCTTGTTCGGCAAGGGATTGCATGTCGTCGTCGAGCGCCGGGCGGGGGACGTCATCCCTGCGATCACGGACCGGCTGGCGGAGCGGAACTTTGCAGTATCGCGGGCGGAGCGGATCGTGCCGTCGCTGGAGGACGTGTTCGTCTCGTTGATCGAGGCGCGGGACCGGCAGGAGCGGCCTCAGGCCGAGGTGACGGGATGA
- a CDS encoding ABC transporter permease codes for MFERIAQMLTKEFVQILRDPRMRTVIFVMPLVQTLVFGYAVTTDVTRIPTAIFDLDNSRASRELTARFTGSGYFDVAAYVDREDQARDLVDHGTVKAVLQMNKGFGDDLRAGRTAAVQVIVDGTDSNTAGIVLNYAGQIAGRFSETVMQARIIRATGEPATPARVAVETRAWFNENLESRNFYVPGVIVLIVTLVTLMLSSMAVVREKEIGTIEQIMVTPIKQAEFILGKTLPFALIGFADVALVTVMAAYWFDVPFRGSLWLLIGATSLYLMSTLGIGLLISTISRTQQQAMMSAFFYYFPAMLLSGFVFPIANMPEVVQWVTYLNPLRYFLVIIRGIFLKGVGVEILWPQMAALLLLGTATLWLATRRFHKTTG; via the coding sequence ATGTTCGAACGAATCGCGCAGATGCTGACCAAGGAATTCGTCCAGATCCTTCGCGATCCACGGATGAGAACCGTCATTTTCGTGATGCCCCTCGTGCAGACGCTCGTGTTCGGCTATGCCGTCACCACGGACGTCACCCGCATCCCGACCGCGATCTTCGATCTGGACAACAGCCGCGCCAGCCGTGAGTTGACCGCCCGGTTCACCGGCTCCGGCTATTTCGACGTGGCGGCGTACGTCGATCGCGAAGACCAAGCTCGGGACCTCGTGGATCATGGCACGGTCAAAGCGGTGCTGCAGATGAACAAAGGGTTTGGAGACGATCTCCGGGCCGGCCGGACGGCGGCGGTACAGGTCATCGTGGACGGGACGGACTCCAACACGGCAGGCATCGTGCTGAACTACGCCGGGCAAATCGCCGGCCGATTCAGCGAGACAGTGATGCAGGCACGCATCATCCGGGCCACCGGTGAGCCGGCCACCCCCGCTCGCGTGGCGGTGGAGACGCGCGCGTGGTTCAACGAGAACCTCGAAAGTCGCAACTTCTATGTCCCCGGGGTCATCGTGCTGATCGTCACGCTGGTCACGCTGATGTTGTCGAGCATGGCGGTGGTCCGCGAAAAGGAAATCGGAACGATCGAGCAGATCATGGTGACGCCGATCAAGCAAGCGGAGTTCATTCTGGGCAAGACCTTGCCCTTCGCGCTGATCGGCTTCGCCGACGTGGCGCTCGTGACCGTGATGGCCGCCTATTGGTTTGACGTGCCCTTCAGAGGCAGCCTGTGGCTCCTCATCGGAGCGACAAGCCTGTATCTGATGAGCACACTGGGCATCGGTCTGCTGATCTCGACCATCAGCCGGACGCAACAGCAGGCGATGATGAGCGCCTTTTTCTACTACTTTCCCGCCATGCTGCTGTCCGGTTTTGTGTTCCCGATCGCCAACATGCCGGAGGTTGTGCAGTGGGTAACCTACCTCAACCCACTGCGCTATTTTCTCGTGATCATCCGTGGGATCTTTCTCAAAGGCGTGGGAGTGGAGATCCTGTGGCCGCAGATGGCGGCGCTGTTGCTTCTGGGGACCGCAACGCTGTGGCTGGCGACGAGGCGTTTCCACAAGACCACCGGGTAG
- a CDS encoding efflux RND transporter periplasmic adaptor subunit: MAPRPTAQGAASRRGNLRPWRGMILAAGALLVALASLYMQSKPAPESERLRVSGNIEMTDAEVSFKIPGRVVERLASEGEMVEARQVVARLDTGELGQDVALRKAEVRAAEAALAELETGSRPEEIAQAGAVVRKAQADVSRARADLMRLKRLYEQDNVSEQEYDAAKTAVAVTEATLGEAQEQLRLVRKGPRIEKIERSRAQLQQAKEALALAQTRLGYATLTSPLTGLVLSHNIEPGEFVAAGTPIVTVGDLAHVWLRAYVDETDLGRVKVGQTATVTTDTFPDKAYEGRVSFIASQAEFTPKSVQTEKERVKLVYRIKITIDNPHMELKAGMPADAQIRLDDRAEESGGSH; this comes from the coding sequence ATGGCTCCTCGGCCCACTGCTCAGGGTGCAGCATCTCGAAGAGGAAACCTCCGTCCGTGGAGGGGGATGATCCTTGCCGCCGGCGCCCTCCTCGTCGCCCTCGCCAGCCTCTACATGCAGTCGAAGCCTGCACCGGAATCCGAAAGGTTACGGGTGTCGGGCAATATCGAAATGACCGACGCCGAGGTCAGTTTCAAAATCCCGGGCCGCGTGGTCGAGCGTCTGGCATCGGAAGGGGAGATGGTCGAGGCGAGACAGGTCGTTGCTCGATTGGATACCGGCGAGCTGGGGCAGGACGTTGCATTGCGCAAGGCGGAGGTCCGGGCTGCCGAAGCCGCGCTGGCCGAGCTGGAGACGGGATCCCGTCCGGAGGAGATTGCGCAAGCGGGGGCCGTCGTCAGGAAGGCGCAGGCGGACGTGTCGCGGGCCAGGGCGGATCTCATGCGGCTGAAACGGCTGTACGAGCAGGACAACGTCTCGGAACAGGAGTACGATGCGGCCAAGACGGCGGTGGCAGTGACCGAGGCCACACTCGGTGAGGCGCAGGAGCAGTTGCGTCTGGTCCGGAAAGGTCCTCGCATTGAAAAGATCGAGCGGTCGCGGGCACAGCTGCAGCAGGCCAAAGAAGCACTGGCGCTGGCCCAGACTAGGCTGGGTTATGCCACGCTGACCTCTCCGCTGACCGGGCTCGTACTCTCCCACAACATCGAACCGGGTGAGTTCGTCGCTGCCGGCACGCCGATCGTGACCGTCGGCGACCTGGCGCACGTGTGGCTGCGGGCCTACGTCGATGAAACGGACCTCGGCCGGGTGAAGGTGGGGCAAACGGCCACCGTGACGACTGACACGTTTCCGGACAAGGCCTACGAAGGCCGCGTGTCCTTCATCGCCTCCCAGGCCGAGTTCACGCCGAAGAGCGTCCAGACCGAGAAGGAGCGGGTCAAGCTGGTCTATCGCATCAAGATCACCATCGACAATCCTCACATGGAGCTCAAGGCCGGGATGCCGGCTGATGCACAAATTCGGCTCGACGATCGTGCGGAGGAATCTGGTGGAAGCCATTAA
- a CDS encoding TetR/AcrR family transcriptional regulator gives MPSHPKHLPADQRRISAVQAVIALAAVRNPTEITTAAVAKRMGLTQGALFRHFPSKDAILEAVMKWVADRLLVRIDAAAQAASSPLSALEAVFFTHIDFVVEHPGVPRMLIGELQRSEDTVTKRMVRTLLRAYTERLIRLMEEGKQQGQLDPHLDTAAAATLFVGTIQGLVLQSLLTGNVPHIRRQAPDAFTIYRRGIVSRGQPSGANASLGENNHPA, from the coding sequence ATGCCGTCTCATCCCAAACACCTTCCAGCGGATCAACGCCGAATCAGCGCGGTCCAGGCTGTGATCGCTTTAGCCGCGGTGCGGAATCCAACGGAGATTACAACTGCCGCCGTCGCCAAGCGGATGGGGCTGACTCAAGGGGCCTTGTTCAGGCACTTTCCGAGCAAAGACGCCATCTTGGAGGCAGTCATGAAATGGGTGGCGGACCGCTTGCTCGTGCGAATCGACGCAGCCGCACAGGCTGCCTCCTCACCACTCAGCGCGTTAGAGGCCGTCTTCTTCACGCATATCGATTTTGTGGTCGAGCATCCCGGTGTCCCCCGGATGCTGATCGGTGAATTACAACGATCCGAAGACACGGTTACCAAGCGGATGGTGCGAACCTTGCTCCGTGCTTACACTGAGCGGCTGATTCGGCTCATGGAAGAAGGCAAGCAGCAGGGCCAGCTTGATCCGCATTTGGATACCGCAGCTGCTGCAACCCTGTTCGTGGGGACCATTCAGGGGTTGGTTCTGCAGTCATTGCTGACGGGAAACGTGCCACACATCCGCCGCCAAGCGCCCGATGCGTTTACCATCTATCGGCGCGGTATCGTTTCCCGCGGACAGCCAAGCGGAGCGAACGCCTCTCTCGGCGAGAACAACCACCCTGCATAG
- a CDS encoding ABC transporter ATP-binding protein, translating into MHKFGSTIVRRNLVEAIKLAHLTRSFGVVRAVEDLNFTVAAGEIFGLVGPDGAGKTTTMRLLTGVMEPTDGDAWVMGKHVVREAEAVKDDIGYMSQRFGLYPDLTVDENIHFYADLYGVPTQGREQKIHELLSFSNLTPFKKRQAGRLSGGMKQKLGLACALIHTPKVLFLDEPTNGVDPVSRRDFWRILYSLLKDGVTIFVSTAYLDEAERCHRVALLHQGRLLACDTPDRVKSLMRGTILEVRVSRAREAAALLKRRMKAESIGLFGDRIHVVTMNKAQTAHEVPGILQSERFMLHGVRQIEPSLEDVFISVLTSEQAVAQQEPTHVL; encoded by the coding sequence ATGCACAAATTCGGCTCGACGATCGTGCGGAGGAATCTGGTGGAAGCCATTAAGCTCGCCCATCTCACGCGATCGTTCGGCGTGGTTCGCGCGGTCGAAGATTTGAACTTCACGGTGGCAGCCGGAGAAATTTTCGGCCTCGTCGGACCGGACGGTGCCGGCAAAACCACCACGATGCGGCTCTTGACCGGCGTGATGGAGCCGACTGACGGCGACGCCTGGGTCATGGGAAAGCATGTGGTCCGGGAAGCCGAGGCGGTGAAAGACGACATCGGGTATATGAGCCAGCGATTCGGGCTCTATCCGGATCTGACGGTGGACGAAAACATCCATTTCTACGCGGATCTGTACGGGGTTCCCACGCAAGGGCGCGAGCAGAAGATCCACGAATTGCTCTCGTTCAGTAATCTCACTCCCTTCAAGAAGCGGCAGGCCGGGCGGTTATCCGGGGGGATGAAGCAGAAGCTGGGGCTAGCCTGCGCGTTGATCCATACGCCGAAAGTCTTGTTCCTGGACGAGCCGACGAACGGCGTCGATCCGGTCTCGCGGCGCGACTTCTGGCGGATTCTCTATTCCCTTCTCAAAGACGGCGTCACGATCTTCGTCTCTACCGCCTATCTGGACGAAGCGGAACGGTGCCATCGGGTGGCGCTGTTGCATCAGGGCCGTCTCCTGGCTTGCGACACCCCGGATCGAGTCAAAAGCCTCATGCGGGGCACGATCCTTGAGGTCCGCGTCAGCCGGGCGCGCGAGGCCGCGGCATTGCTCAAGCGGCGCATGAAAGCCGAATCGATCGGCCTCTTCGGCGATCGCATCCATGTGGTGACGATGAACAAGGCGCAGACGGCGCACGAGGTGCCGGGCATCCTACAAAGTGAGAGATTCATGCTGCACGGAGTGCGACAGATTGAGCCCTCCCTGGAAGATGTCTTTATCTCGGTGCTGACGAGCGAGCAGGCTGTCGCTCAGCAGGAGCCGACCCATGTCCTCTGA
- a CDS encoding transporter, translated as MSLTAAFLGMGFLLLGAGMVDRATAEVEGPPKPTPQWRVSTTVNYSSGSYGADSRTNILYAPMTIRRVFRDGDISLTIPFVSISGTGAVRLVGGIPTRTDSAAVSPTAALAGGAGRGKGPGATPLSSATTDSGLGDLILRGRYYLIEENAIMPLVAVTGRVKLPTADADLGLGTGEFDEGAGLELTKSLGDRWLAYLDGGYNLIGDAPGTNFNNQWWYDIGIGYDVTDNLHMSVFYEEYRALVNTVNNARDLLALTNYIVNDTVHLTGSFLVGLSNGASNYGLGGGVRFRF; from the coding sequence GTGAGCCTGACAGCGGCCTTCTTGGGGATGGGTTTCCTTCTGCTCGGCGCAGGGATGGTTGACCGGGCGACGGCTGAGGTCGAAGGGCCCCCCAAACCAACCCCTCAATGGCGAGTCAGCACGACCGTCAATTATTCGAGCGGTTCATACGGCGCGGATTCCAGGACGAACATTCTGTATGCGCCCATGACGATCCGGCGGGTGTTTCGTGACGGAGATATCAGCCTGACGATTCCATTTGTCAGCATCTCCGGGACCGGAGCTGTTCGACTCGTGGGTGGCATACCGACGCGAACAGACAGTGCCGCGGTCAGTCCAACGGCGGCGCTCGCCGGCGGGGCAGGAAGAGGCAAAGGGCCCGGTGCTACCCCGTTATCCAGCGCCACGACCGACAGCGGTCTTGGCGATCTGATTCTGCGTGGCCGCTATTACCTGATCGAGGAGAACGCCATCATGCCGCTTGTGGCGGTGACGGGGCGGGTCAAATTACCGACTGCGGATGCCGATCTTGGGCTCGGTACGGGCGAGTTCGATGAAGGGGCCGGGTTGGAATTGACCAAAAGCCTCGGTGACCGATGGCTCGCCTATCTTGACGGAGGCTATAACCTGATCGGCGATGCACCGGGCACGAATTTCAATAATCAGTGGTGGTATGACATCGGCATCGGCTACGACGTCACGGACAATCTCCACATGAGTGTCTTTTATGAAGAGTATCGCGCATTGGTCAATACGGTGAACAACGCCCGTGACCTCTTAGCCCTCACGAACTACATTGTCAACGACACCGTTCATCTGACCGGTTCGTTCCTCGTCGGACTGTCGAATGGCGCATCGAATTACGGATTGGGCGGAGGGGTCAGATTCCGGTTTTAA